Proteins encoded by one window of Swingsia samuiensis:
- a CDS encoding oxidoreductase gives MKQRIALVTGASSGIGEATALALHKQGYIVYAAARRLDRMTHLAKEGIRILSMDITDEASIKDGVEAIIAGAGRIDVLVNNAGYGSYGAIEDVSMEEARSQFEVNIFGAMRLIQLILPTMRAQRSGTIVNITSMGGKIYTPLGGWYHGTKFALEALSDCLRMEVEPFGINVVVIEPGGIKTEWGGIAAKKLRETSEQGVYQRQAQAVAHSLQNEANAKLLSSPEVIANTIVKAVSIRKPKTRYAVGFGAKPLIFLRALLSDRCFDSLIRRATGVSKVL, from the coding sequence ATGAAGCAGAGAATTGCATTAGTCACAGGAGCATCTTCTGGGATTGGGGAAGCGACAGCTTTGGCTCTCCACAAGCAAGGGTATATTGTTTACGCAGCAGCTCGACGGCTTGATCGTATGACGCATTTGGCAAAAGAAGGCATTCGTATTCTTTCTATGGATATAACGGATGAAGCGTCCATAAAAGATGGAGTGGAAGCAATTATTGCTGGCGCTGGCCGGATAGATGTTCTGGTAAATAATGCGGGATATGGCTCTTACGGAGCAATTGAAGATGTTTCTATGGAGGAAGCGCGTTCACAATTTGAGGTGAATATTTTTGGAGCAATGCGTTTAATCCAACTTATTTTGCCGACAATGCGTGCGCAGCGTTCTGGAACGATTGTTAATATTACTTCCATGGGGGGAAAAATATATACTCCTTTAGGAGGTTGGTATCATGGAACAAAGTTTGCCTTAGAGGCTTTAAGTGATTGTTTGAGAATGGAGGTGGAGCCGTTTGGGATTAATGTCGTGGTGATAGAACCCGGAGGCATTAAGACGGAGTGGGGTGGGATTGCTGCTAAGAAATTGAGAGAAACCTCTGAGCAAGGCGTGTATCAACGTCAAGCGCAAGCAGTGGCACATTCACTACAAAATGAAGCAAATGCTAAACTTCTGTCTTCACCAGAAGTAATTGCGAACACGATTGTAAAAGCAGTATCTATCCGAAAGCCCAAAACACGATATGCTGTTGGTTTTGGTGCAAAACCTTTGATTTTTTTACGTGCTTTATTATCAGATCGTTGTTTTGATAGTTTGATACGTCGTGCAACGGGTGTATCAAAAGTGCTGTGA
- a CDS encoding YncE family protein, with protein sequence MKKTWFASLSAALILANTPSFAQTVISANDGHTTLQNAVQVLPHPLQPDSLSILEKNAQGIWHVQSSINVPASVVGPPTALTFTHDGKTALISAAAKPDTTSNKIVPDDLISLIDISDTNKPRLLQQIASAPGVTTMRFTPDGQHLLVANGKSGVLTWFTYQNGKLGNRKVITLPGFGFPSGLEIFPDGKRALVSLWQTDRAYIIQINGDQVTVNPKPLMIEHGPWTIRVTKDGHYALMNLLGHGKGLPGSVVVFNLETEPFKEIQRVTVPNAPEGLDISPDGQSVAVVSQNGSTMQPNNPLYHPEGIVTVFSFSNGHLSQQAQAKGPLWPQGLVFSPDGSEIITQGMMDHSVMTFKWDGHSLASAGAAPLPGGGADIERARP encoded by the coding sequence ATGAAAAAAACATGGTTTGCCAGCCTCTCAGCGGCTCTTATCCTTGCAAATACTCCCAGTTTTGCACAAACCGTCATTTCCGCTAATGACGGTCACACCACTTTGCAAAATGCTGTTCAGGTGCTCCCTCACCCCTTGCAGCCTGATTCTCTTTCCATCTTAGAAAAAAATGCACAAGGCATTTGGCACGTTCAATCCAGCATCAACGTTCCCGCGAGTGTCGTTGGTCCTCCAACCGCACTCACCTTCACCCATGATGGAAAAACTGCTCTGATCTCTGCTGCTGCAAAGCCAGATACTACAAGCAATAAAATTGTTCCAGATGATCTTATTAGCCTCATTGATATCTCAGACACCAATAAGCCACGTCTTTTACAACAAATAGCTTCCGCTCCCGGCGTGACCACCATGCGGTTTACACCTGATGGCCAACATCTTCTTGTCGCCAATGGGAAGTCAGGTGTTTTGACGTGGTTCACCTATCAAAATGGTAAGCTTGGCAACCGTAAGGTTATCACGTTGCCAGGTTTTGGATTTCCATCAGGTCTCGAGATTTTTCCCGATGGCAAACGTGCTCTTGTGAGTTTATGGCAAACAGACCGGGCTTACATCATCCAGATTAATGGTGATCAGGTCACGGTAAATCCTAAACCCCTCATGATTGAACATGGCCCGTGGACTATTCGGGTCACCAAAGATGGTCATTATGCACTGATGAATCTTTTGGGCCACGGCAAAGGTTTGCCTGGGTCTGTTGTTGTTTTTAACCTTGAAACTGAGCCTTTCAAAGAGATCCAACGCGTTACCGTCCCTAATGCTCCTGAAGGGCTGGATATTTCACCAGATGGTCAGTCTGTTGCGGTTGTTTCTCAAAACGGCTCGACAATGCAACCTAACAACCCGCTCTATCACCCTGAAGGAATTGTAACAGTCTTTTCATTCTCGAACGGACATCTGTCACAACAAGCACAAGCCAAAGGGCCTCTTTGGCCACAAGGGCTGGTTTTCTCTCCCGATGGATCTGAAATCATCACGCAAGGCATGATGGATCATAGCGTCATGACCTTTAAATGGGATGGTCATTCTTTAGCCTCTGCGGGTGCAGCCCCCTTGCCGGGTGGTGGTGCTGATATTGAACGCGCACGCCCATAG
- a CDS encoding AraC family transcriptional regulator codes for MSNQSDKCKIPKAFWRALEEFGYTPMMLLRQARLPLTLHLREHSSISTDQYFALMRGVQDLLQIPAVGLRMLQQTDTSVYPPSSLAAFYAQDYRDGIYRLARYKRLCTPEIFKITENVGDTCTIVFEWPRGTQEEPQILVDITLAMLIELGRRATGHKIVPRRIELKQRDEVTQAHRTYFGCPIKTGAKQNMLVLESVDWERPFFGHNPEMLAILTPALNAALGEVEAHASLAEHIKVILKRRLASGQPTLTDLAQELGVSERTLQRRMMEKGVTFRSLLSEARRELVHHLLVDPEMDITEVACLLGYQDTTSFYRAFREWEGISPNRWRAMNMH; via the coding sequence ATGTCTAATCAGAGTGATAAATGTAAAATTCCGAAAGCCTTTTGGCGCGCTCTTGAAGAGTTTGGCTACACGCCGATGATGTTACTCAGACAAGCTCGCTTGCCATTAACTCTTCATCTGAGAGAACATAGTAGCATATCAACAGATCAATATTTTGCATTGATGCGAGGTGTGCAAGATTTGCTTCAGATCCCTGCAGTAGGGCTTAGAATGCTACAGCAGACAGATACATCTGTTTATCCCCCATCCAGTTTAGCTGCTTTTTATGCGCAGGATTATCGTGACGGTATTTATCGTTTAGCGCGCTATAAAAGATTGTGCACACCAGAAATTTTCAAGATTACGGAAAATGTTGGTGATACATGTACGATTGTTTTTGAGTGGCCTAGGGGGACGCAGGAAGAGCCTCAGATATTGGTTGATATTACATTGGCTATGCTGATTGAATTGGGACGACGAGCAACGGGGCATAAAATTGTTCCGCGTCGTATAGAGCTGAAACAGCGCGATGAAGTGACACAAGCGCATAGGACGTATTTTGGGTGCCCAATAAAAACAGGAGCGAAGCAGAATATGTTGGTGCTTGAGAGTGTAGATTGGGAGCGTCCTTTTTTTGGGCATAATCCAGAAATGTTAGCAATTTTAACACCAGCATTAAACGCAGCATTAGGAGAGGTGGAGGCTCATGCTTCTCTCGCAGAGCATATAAAGGTCATATTGAAACGTCGTTTAGCGAGTGGGCAGCCGACATTAACCGATTTAGCGCAAGAGCTGGGAGTAAGTGAGCGAACTTTACAACGCAGAATGATGGAAAAGGGTGTTACTTTCCGCTCTTTGCTTTCTGAAGCACGTCGTGAACTTGTGCATCATTTATTAGTAGATCCAGAAATGGATATTACGGAAGTAGCATGTTTATTAGGTTATCAGGATACGACTTCGTTCTATAGGGCTTTCCGTGAGTGGGAAGGTATTTCTCCAAACCGTTGGCGTGCGATGAATATGCATTAG
- a CDS encoding c-type cytochrome: MTLFLTPIRPVLKGLSVAIVALACFRSPLYAQSLNHDDTTINADNATIERGHYLAIAADCAACHTAPNGGKAYAGGYGIASPFGPIFSTNITPSKRYGIGLYTFKEFKHALREGIRADGAHLYPAMPYTSYTKLSDNDILALYAYFMLKVQSVDVAAPTTKLPFPFNIRMSMIGWNLLFLDNTRFKPDPTQSNEVNKGHYLAIALAHCDTCHTPRNALMAERGSMALSGASLSSWYAPNITSDPKSGIGTWSNDELVTYLKTGDLPGKSQAGGPMAEAIEHSFQHLSDADLKAIATYIKQFPAYANPGVQAARDTYGKKSNEEASVRGLALNTRNHGEELFSAECAACHRPTGEGSPDHYYPQLFHNTALGAPYPDNLITTILMGIRRTVNGHTVYMPGFGKGSFVDSLSDQDIADIANYVEQQFGNPAVIIKAEDVHIIRTGGPKPLLAQIGPYIAPAMIFGLVIVISLGIIVLKRIQRKK; the protein is encoded by the coding sequence ATGACATTGTTCCTCACTCCCATACGCCCTGTCTTAAAAGGACTATCTGTTGCCATCGTGGCTCTCGCATGCTTCAGATCACCTCTGTATGCGCAAAGCTTAAACCATGATGACACTACGATAAATGCCGACAATGCGACCATAGAACGCGGACACTATCTTGCAATAGCTGCGGACTGCGCTGCCTGTCATACAGCCCCGAATGGCGGGAAAGCATACGCAGGTGGGTATGGGATAGCCTCTCCTTTTGGCCCTATTTTCTCAACAAATATTACACCGTCAAAACGCTATGGTATTGGTCTTTACACGTTTAAAGAATTTAAACATGCTCTCCGAGAGGGTATCCGCGCTGATGGGGCTCATCTCTACCCTGCGATGCCCTATACCTCGTATACCAAGCTAAGCGATAACGATATCCTCGCACTCTACGCTTACTTCATGCTCAAAGTGCAATCTGTAGACGTTGCCGCTCCCACGACAAAACTTCCCTTCCCCTTTAACATTCGTATGTCCATGATCGGGTGGAACCTGCTCTTTTTAGATAATACCCGTTTCAAACCTGACCCTACACAGTCGAACGAAGTCAATAAAGGACATTACCTCGCTATTGCGCTGGCTCATTGTGACACCTGTCACACGCCCCGCAATGCTCTCATGGCTGAACGTGGCAGTATGGCTCTTTCTGGGGCATCCTTATCATCATGGTATGCTCCAAACATTACCTCAGATCCGAAAAGTGGCATTGGGACATGGAGCAATGATGAGCTTGTCACTTATCTCAAAACTGGGGACCTTCCGGGAAAATCTCAAGCTGGGGGGCCAATGGCAGAAGCAATTGAACACAGCTTCCAGCACCTTAGTGATGCAGATCTAAAGGCTATCGCTACCTATATTAAACAATTTCCAGCTTATGCGAACCCCGGTGTTCAAGCCGCTCGGGACACATATGGCAAGAAATCAAACGAAGAAGCTTCTGTTCGTGGATTAGCCCTTAATACCCGCAACCACGGAGAAGAACTCTTTTCTGCCGAATGCGCGGCATGCCATCGCCCAACAGGAGAGGGTAGCCCCGATCATTACTACCCACAGCTCTTTCATAATACTGCTCTTGGCGCACCATACCCAGATAACCTTATTACTACGATTTTGATGGGTATCCGCCGGACTGTAAACGGTCATACTGTTTACATGCCGGGCTTTGGCAAAGGGTCATTCGTTGACTCCCTTTCTGACCAAGATATTGCCGATATCGCCAATTACGTTGAGCAGCAATTTGGTAATCCTGCTGTAATTATCAAAGCGGAAGATGTTCATATTATTCGAACAGGGGGCCCCAAGCCACTTCTTGCTCAGATTGGCCCTTATATCGCACCAGCTATGATCTTCGGTCTTGTGATCGTGATTAGCCTCGGAATTATAGTTCTGAAAAGAATACAACGAAAAAAGTAA
- a CDS encoding DUF697 domain-containing protein, translating to MTSHNAETVLNMAKDILGKQQEQLKKIGKSRIVITGKSGVGKTTLLNQLLLKSQNEFGDGRAITSDITEYQIEGFPLIIAETKNISTHNYQEIQTDLEKYIKGHNSTGEEKDAVNLAWFCIDASSEHIDESEINLIQTIHNSGIPVIIVLTRGSHFHENDFQNDTPEATLRNHLRETLGKAAENIILVCALDKENTQNISGQNSKGLGKLMQETSRLLPKTKRSGFAQALAIHNPEALVLKQNTAHEIVKWSAGAATAAASVPIPGSDFLSLAPIQGTMLYKIGNLYGVNTEGTNWKSVITSVATPILAGMAAKAVVGSFLKCIPVAGSALGGAISGTSAATVTSLIGESYIEVLQNLTEQNLREGINEPISANKAFEQLSTTIKRNKKNTPKK from the coding sequence ATGACAAGTCATAATGCAGAAACCGTTCTTAATATGGCCAAAGACATATTAGGGAAACAACAGGAACAGCTTAAAAAAATTGGAAAATCCCGTATTGTTATTACAGGGAAATCAGGAGTTGGAAAAACAACACTTCTCAATCAACTTCTTCTAAAATCTCAAAATGAGTTTGGTGATGGTCGTGCTATTACATCCGACATTACAGAATACCAAATTGAAGGATTTCCTCTCATTATTGCTGAAACAAAAAACATCAGCACTCATAATTATCAAGAAATTCAAACCGATTTAGAAAAATACATTAAAGGTCACAATAGCACAGGCGAAGAAAAAGATGCTGTTAACCTTGCATGGTTCTGTATTGATGCCTCAAGCGAACATATCGATGAGAGTGAAATCAATCTTATCCAAACCATCCATAATTCAGGCATCCCTGTTATTATTGTTTTAACACGTGGGAGTCATTTCCATGAGAATGATTTCCAAAATGATACTCCTGAAGCTACTTTACGCAACCATCTCCGTGAAACACTTGGAAAAGCAGCAGAAAACATTATTCTCGTCTGTGCTTTAGATAAAGAAAATACACAAAACATAAGCGGCCAAAACTCCAAGGGTCTTGGCAAACTCATGCAAGAAACGAGCCGTCTCCTTCCAAAAACGAAAAGAAGCGGCTTTGCTCAAGCTCTTGCAATCCACAATCCTGAAGCCCTTGTCCTTAAACAAAACACCGCTCATGAAATTGTAAAATGGTCTGCAGGCGCTGCCACGGCTGCCGCTTCCGTCCCTATCCCCGGATCAGACTTTCTTTCTCTTGCCCCCATCCAAGGGACCATGCTCTATAAAATTGGTAACCTTTATGGTGTGAACACAGAAGGAACCAACTGGAAAAGTGTTATCACATCCGTTGCTACCCCCATCCTTGCTGGTATGGCAGCTAAAGCTGTGGTCGGTTCTTTTCTCAAATGTATTCCCGTAGCAGGAAGTGCTCTTGGGGGAGCCATTTCTGGCACATCCGCAGCCACGGTTACATCTCTCATTGGGGAATCTTACATAGAGGTTCTTCAAAACCTGACCGAACAAAATCTACGTGAGGGTATAAACGAACCCATCTCCGCCAATAAAGCTTTTGAACAACTCTCTACAACAATCAAAAGAAATAAGAAAAACACGCCTAAAAAATAA